In Arvicanthis niloticus isolate mArvNil1 chromosome 10, mArvNil1.pat.X, whole genome shotgun sequence, a single genomic region encodes these proteins:
- the LOC117716219 gene encoding serpin B4-like isoform X3 codes for MHLFAEATTNFTLEMYRQLRKSKDNIFYSPVSMMTALAMLQLGAKGNTEQQIEKVLQLNETTKKTTKKSSDSHVSDEENVHEQFQKLMTQLNKSNDAYDLKAPNSIYGEKRFQFFQTFLEDIKEYYQANVESLDFVHAAEESQKKINSWVERQTNGKIKDLFPSGSLSSSTILVLVNAVYFKGQWNHKFDEKNTTEEKFWLNEDVAAKSLEIPYEGKELSMCILLPVEIDGLKKLEEQLTADKLLEWTNPENMHMTDVYLSLPRFKLEEKYDLPGPLEHMGMVDTFNPQKADFSGMSSTQGLVVSNVLHKSFVEVNEEGTEAAAATGVEVSVTSAQITDVCCDHPFIFVIRHNKTNSILFFGRMSSP; via the exons ATGCATTTGTTTGCTGAAGCCACTACTAACTTTACACTTGAGATGTACAGGCAGCTCAGAAAATCAAAGGACAACATCTTCTATTCCCCAGTCAGCATGATGACAGCACTAGCCATGCTCCAGCTTGGAGCCAAAGGAAACACTGAACAACAAATTGAGAAG GTTCTTCAACTCAATGAAACCACCAAGAAGACAACCAAAAAATCTTCAGACAGTCATGTAAGT GATGAAGAAAATGTCCATGAACAATTTCAAAAGCTTATGACTCAATTAAACAAATCCAATGATGCTTATGACCTGAAGGCTCCCAACAGTATCTATGGAGAAAAGCGTTTCCAATTTTTCCAG ACATTTTTGGAAGACATTAAGGAATATTACCAAGCTAACGTGGAATCACTTGATTTTGTACATGCTGCAGAAGAAAGCCAAAAGAAGATTAATTCCTGGGTGGAAAGGCAAACAAATG GAAAAATCAAAGACTTATTTCCTAGTGGGAGCCTGAGCAGTAGCACTATACTGGTTCTGGTGAACGCAGTGTATTTCAAAGGACAATGGAATCACAAATTTGATGAAAAGAATACCACAGAAGAAAAGTTTTGGCTGAACGAGG ATGTGGCGGCAAAGAGTTTGGAAATACCATATGAAGGCAAAGAGCTAAGTATGTGCATCCTGCTGCCAGTGGAAATTGATGGTCTGAAGAAG CTTGAAGAACAACTCACTGCTGACAAGTTGCTAGAGTGGACGAACCCAGAGAACATGCACATGACCGACGTGTATTTATCTTTACCTCGGTTCAAGCTGGAAGAGAAGTATGACCTCCCAGGTCCATTGGAACACATGGGGATGGTCGACACCTTCAATCCACAGAAGGCTGACTTCTCAGGCATGAGCAGCACTCAAGGTCTCGTGGTGTCTAATGTTTTACACAAGTCCTTTGTGGAGGTAAATGAAGAGGGGACAGAAGCTGCTGCTGCCACAGGGGTGGAAGTCAGTGTAACATCAGCGCAGATAACAGATGTATGTTGTGATCACCCTTTCATATTCGTCATCAGGCATAACAAGACCAACAGCATCCTCTTCTTTGGCAGAATGTCTTCCCCTTAA
- the LOC117716219 gene encoding serpin B4-like isoform X1: MHLFAEATTNFTLEMYRQLRKSKDNIFYSPVSMMTALAMLQLGAKGNTEQQIEKVLQLNETTKKTTKKSSDSHVSDEENVHEQFQKLMTQLNKSNDAYDLKAPNSIYGEKRFQFFQTFLEDIKEYYQANVESLDFVHAAEESQKKINSWVERQTNGKIKDLFPSGSLSSSTILVLVNAVYFKGQWNHKFDEKNTTEEKFWLNENTSKPVQMMKQRNKFNINSLGHVAAKSLEIPYEGKELSMCILLPVEIDGLKKLEEQLTADKLLEWTNPENMHMTDVYLSLPRFKLEEKYDLPGPLEHMGMVDTFNPQKADFSGMSSTQGLVVSNVLHKSFVEVNEEGTEAAAATGVEVSVTSAQITDVCCDHPFIFVIRHNKTNSILFFGRMSSP; the protein is encoded by the exons ATGCATTTGTTTGCTGAAGCCACTACTAACTTTACACTTGAGATGTACAGGCAGCTCAGAAAATCAAAGGACAACATCTTCTATTCCCCAGTCAGCATGATGACAGCACTAGCCATGCTCCAGCTTGGAGCCAAAGGAAACACTGAACAACAAATTGAGAAG GTTCTTCAACTCAATGAAACCACCAAGAAGACAACCAAAAAATCTTCAGACAGTCATGTAAGT GATGAAGAAAATGTCCATGAACAATTTCAAAAGCTTATGACTCAATTAAACAAATCCAATGATGCTTATGACCTGAAGGCTCCCAACAGTATCTATGGAGAAAAGCGTTTCCAATTTTTCCAG ACATTTTTGGAAGACATTAAGGAATATTACCAAGCTAACGTGGAATCACTTGATTTTGTACATGCTGCAGAAGAAAGCCAAAAGAAGATTAATTCCTGGGTGGAAAGGCAAACAAATG GAAAAATCAAAGACTTATTTCCTAGTGGGAGCCTGAGCAGTAGCACTATACTGGTTCTGGTGAACGCAGTGTATTTCAAAGGACAATGGAATCACAAATTTGATGAAAAGAATACCACAGAAGAAAAGTTTTGGCTGAACGAG AATACAAGTAAACCTGTCCAGAtgatgaaacaaagaaacaaatttaacATCAACTCTCTGGGGCATGTGGCGGCAAAGAGTTTGGAAATACCATATGAAGGCAAAGAGCTAAGTATGTGCATCCTGCTGCCAGTGGAAATTGATGGTCTGAAGAAG CTTGAAGAACAACTCACTGCTGACAAGTTGCTAGAGTGGACGAACCCAGAGAACATGCACATGACCGACGTGTATTTATCTTTACCTCGGTTCAAGCTGGAAGAGAAGTATGACCTCCCAGGTCCATTGGAACACATGGGGATGGTCGACACCTTCAATCCACAGAAGGCTGACTTCTCAGGCATGAGCAGCACTCAAGGTCTCGTGGTGTCTAATGTTTTACACAAGTCCTTTGTGGAGGTAAATGAAGAGGGGACAGAAGCTGCTGCTGCCACAGGGGTGGAAGTCAGTGTAACATCAGCGCAGATAACAGATGTATGTTGTGATCACCCTTTCATATTCGTCATCAGGCATAACAAGACCAACAGCATCCTCTTCTTTGGCAGAATGTCTTCCCCTTAA
- the LOC117716219 gene encoding serpin B4-like isoform X2 — MHLFAEATTNFTLEMYRQLRKSKDNIFYSPVSMMTALAMLQLGAKGNTEQQIEKVLQLNETTKKTTKKSSDSHDEENVHEQFQKLMTQLNKSNDAYDLKAPNSIYGEKRFQFFQTFLEDIKEYYQANVESLDFVHAAEESQKKINSWVERQTNGKIKDLFPSGSLSSSTILVLVNAVYFKGQWNHKFDEKNTTEEKFWLNENTSKPVQMMKQRNKFNINSLGHVAAKSLEIPYEGKELSMCILLPVEIDGLKKLEEQLTADKLLEWTNPENMHMTDVYLSLPRFKLEEKYDLPGPLEHMGMVDTFNPQKADFSGMSSTQGLVVSNVLHKSFVEVNEEGTEAAAATGVEVSVTSAQITDVCCDHPFIFVIRHNKTNSILFFGRMSSP; from the exons ATGCATTTGTTTGCTGAAGCCACTACTAACTTTACACTTGAGATGTACAGGCAGCTCAGAAAATCAAAGGACAACATCTTCTATTCCCCAGTCAGCATGATGACAGCACTAGCCATGCTCCAGCTTGGAGCCAAAGGAAACACTGAACAACAAATTGAGAAG GTTCTTCAACTCAATGAAACCACCAAGAAGACAACCAAAAAATCTTCAGACAGTCAT GATGAAGAAAATGTCCATGAACAATTTCAAAAGCTTATGACTCAATTAAACAAATCCAATGATGCTTATGACCTGAAGGCTCCCAACAGTATCTATGGAGAAAAGCGTTTCCAATTTTTCCAG ACATTTTTGGAAGACATTAAGGAATATTACCAAGCTAACGTGGAATCACTTGATTTTGTACATGCTGCAGAAGAAAGCCAAAAGAAGATTAATTCCTGGGTGGAAAGGCAAACAAATG GAAAAATCAAAGACTTATTTCCTAGTGGGAGCCTGAGCAGTAGCACTATACTGGTTCTGGTGAACGCAGTGTATTTCAAAGGACAATGGAATCACAAATTTGATGAAAAGAATACCACAGAAGAAAAGTTTTGGCTGAACGAG AATACAAGTAAACCTGTCCAGAtgatgaaacaaagaaacaaatttaacATCAACTCTCTGGGGCATGTGGCGGCAAAGAGTTTGGAAATACCATATGAAGGCAAAGAGCTAAGTATGTGCATCCTGCTGCCAGTGGAAATTGATGGTCTGAAGAAG CTTGAAGAACAACTCACTGCTGACAAGTTGCTAGAGTGGACGAACCCAGAGAACATGCACATGACCGACGTGTATTTATCTTTACCTCGGTTCAAGCTGGAAGAGAAGTATGACCTCCCAGGTCCATTGGAACACATGGGGATGGTCGACACCTTCAATCCACAGAAGGCTGACTTCTCAGGCATGAGCAGCACTCAAGGTCTCGTGGTGTCTAATGTTTTACACAAGTCCTTTGTGGAGGTAAATGAAGAGGGGACAGAAGCTGCTGCTGCCACAGGGGTGGAAGTCAGTGTAACATCAGCGCAGATAACAGATGTATGTTGTGATCACCCTTTCATATTCGTCATCAGGCATAACAAGACCAACAGCATCCTCTTCTTTGGCAGAATGTCTTCCCCTTAA
- the LOC117716219 gene encoding serpin B4-like isoform X4, with protein sequence MHLFAEATTNFTLEMYRQLRKSKDNIFYSPVSMMTALAMLQLGAKGNTEQQIEKTFLEDIKEYYQANVESLDFVHAAEESQKKINSWVERQTNGKIKDLFPSGSLSSSTILVLVNAVYFKGQWNHKFDEKNTTEEKFWLNENTSKPVQMMKQRNKFNINSLGHVAAKSLEIPYEGKELSMCILLPVEIDGLKKLEEQLTADKLLEWTNPENMHMTDVYLSLPRFKLEEKYDLPGPLEHMGMVDTFNPQKADFSGMSSTQGLVVSNVLHKSFVEVNEEGTEAAAATGVEVSVTSAQITDVCCDHPFIFVIRHNKTNSILFFGRMSSP encoded by the exons ATGCATTTGTTTGCTGAAGCCACTACTAACTTTACACTTGAGATGTACAGGCAGCTCAGAAAATCAAAGGACAACATCTTCTATTCCCCAGTCAGCATGATGACAGCACTAGCCATGCTCCAGCTTGGAGCCAAAGGAAACACTGAACAACAAATTGAGAAG ACATTTTTGGAAGACATTAAGGAATATTACCAAGCTAACGTGGAATCACTTGATTTTGTACATGCTGCAGAAGAAAGCCAAAAGAAGATTAATTCCTGGGTGGAAAGGCAAACAAATG GAAAAATCAAAGACTTATTTCCTAGTGGGAGCCTGAGCAGTAGCACTATACTGGTTCTGGTGAACGCAGTGTATTTCAAAGGACAATGGAATCACAAATTTGATGAAAAGAATACCACAGAAGAAAAGTTTTGGCTGAACGAG AATACAAGTAAACCTGTCCAGAtgatgaaacaaagaaacaaatttaacATCAACTCTCTGGGGCATGTGGCGGCAAAGAGTTTGGAAATACCATATGAAGGCAAAGAGCTAAGTATGTGCATCCTGCTGCCAGTGGAAATTGATGGTCTGAAGAAG CTTGAAGAACAACTCACTGCTGACAAGTTGCTAGAGTGGACGAACCCAGAGAACATGCACATGACCGACGTGTATTTATCTTTACCTCGGTTCAAGCTGGAAGAGAAGTATGACCTCCCAGGTCCATTGGAACACATGGGGATGGTCGACACCTTCAATCCACAGAAGGCTGACTTCTCAGGCATGAGCAGCACTCAAGGTCTCGTGGTGTCTAATGTTTTACACAAGTCCTTTGTGGAGGTAAATGAAGAGGGGACAGAAGCTGCTGCTGCCACAGGGGTGGAAGTCAGTGTAACATCAGCGCAGATAACAGATGTATGTTGTGATCACCCTTTCATATTCGTCATCAGGCATAACAAGACCAACAGCATCCTCTTCTTTGGCAGAATGTCTTCCCCTTAA